One window of the Ictidomys tridecemlineatus isolate mIctTri1 chromosome 11, mIctTri1.hap1, whole genome shotgun sequence genome contains the following:
- the Clstn1 gene encoding calsyntenin-1 isoform X2 codes for MLRRPAPALAPAAGLLLAGLLCGGGVWAARVNKHKPWLEPTYHGIVTENDNTVLLDPPLIALDKDAPLHFAESFEVTVTKEGEICGFKIHGQNVPFDAVVVDKSTGEGIIRSKEKLDCELQKDYTFTIQAYDCGKGPDGTGVKKSHKATVHIQVNDVNEYAPVFKEKSYKATATEGKQYDSILRVEAVDADCSPQFSQICSYEIVTPDVPFTVDKDGYIKNTEKLNYGKERQYKLTVTAYDCGKKRATEDALVKISIKPTCTPGWQGWSDRVEYEPGTGTLAVFPNIHLETCAAPVASVQATVELETSHIGKGCDRDTYSEKSLHRLCGAATGTAELLPAPSSSVNWTMGLPTDNGHDSDQVFEFNGTQAVRVPDGLVSLSPREPFTISVWMRHGPFGRRKETILCSSDKTDMNRHHYSLYVHGCRLVFLLRQDPAEERKYKPAEFHWKLNQVCDEEWHHFVLNVEFPSVALYVDGVSHEPFSVTEDYPLHPSKIETQLVVGACWQGGDLHMTQFFRGNLAGLTVRSGKLADKKVIDCLYTCKEGLDLQVPEDVGRGVQIQVSPSQSALTLEGDDISELDKALQHVSYLNSRQFPTPGIRRLKITSTVKCFNEAPCIAIPPVEGYVMVLQPEEPRISLSGVHRFARAASEFEGSEGVFLFPELRIISTITREVEPEGDGPEDPTVQESLVSEEIVHDLDTCEVTVEGEELNPEQESLEVDTARLQQKGIEVSRSDLGMVFTGVDTMASYEEVLHLLRYRNWHTRSLLDRKFKLICSELNGRYLSNEFKVEVNVIHTANPVEHASHMAAQPQFVHPEHRSFVDLSGHNLANPHPFAVVPSTATVVIVVCVSFLVFMIILGVFRIRAAHQRTMRDQDTGKENEMDWDDSALTITVNPMETYEDQHSSEEEEEEEEEEEESEDGEEEEDITSAESESSEEEEGGPGDGQNANRQQQLEWDDSTLSY; via the exons AGAGTTTTGAGGTGACAGTCACCAAAGAAG GTGAGATTTGTGGCTTTAAAATTCACGGGCAGAATGTCCCCTTTGATGCAGTAGTAGTGGATAAATCCACGGGTGAGGGAATAATCCGCTCGAAAGAGAAACTGGACtgtgagctgcagaaggactacaCGTTCACCATCCAGGCCTACGACTGCGGGAAGGGCCCCGACGGCACTGGCGTGAAAAAGTCTCATAA AGCAACTGTCCACATTCAGGTGAACGATGTGAATGAGTACGCGCCCGTGTTCAAGGAGAAGTCCTACAAAGCCACAGCCACGGAGGGGAAGCAGTACGACAGCATCCTGAGGGTGGAGGCCGTGGATGCAGACTGCTCCCCGCAGTTCAGCCAGATCTGCAGCTATGAGATCGTCACCCCGGATGTGCCATTCACCGTGGACAAGGATG GTTATATAAAAAACACAGAGAAGCTCAACTACGGCAAGGAGCGTCAGTATAAGCTGACCGTCACAGCCTATGATTGTGGGAAGAAAAGAGCCACGGAAGATGCTCTGGTGAAGATCAGCATCAAGCCCACCTGCACCCCTGGGTGGCAAG GCTGGAGTGACCGGGTGGAGTACGAGCCTGGCACGGGCACCTTGGCTGTGTTCCCGAACATCCACCTGGAGACGTGTGCTGCGCCGGTTGCCTCCGTGCAGGCCACTGTGGAGCTGGAGACCAGCCATATCGGCAAGGGCTGCGACCGAGACACCTACTCTGAGAAGTCCCTTCACCGGCTCTGTG GGGCTGCCACTGGCACTGCCGAGTtgctccctgcccccagcagCTCAGTGAACTGGACCATGGGCCTCCCCACGGACAACGGCCACGACAGCGACCAGGTGTTTGAGTTCAACGGCACCCAGGCAGTCAGGGTCCCCGACGGCCTTGTTTCTCTCAGCCCCAGAGAGCCCTTCACCATCTCCGTGTGGATGAGGCACGGGCCTTTTGGCAGGAGGAAGGAGACGATTCTTTGCAGTTCAGACAAAACAG ATATGAACCGACACCATTATTCCCTGTATGTCCACGGGTGCCGGCTGGTTTTCCTCCTCCGCCAGGATCCTGCTGAGGAGAGGAAGTATAAACCTGCAGAATTTCACTGGAAGTTGAATCAG GTCTGTGATGAGGAGTGGCACCACTTTGTCCTCAACGTGGAGTTCCCGAGCGTGGCTCTCTATGTGGATGGTGTCTCTCACGAGCCCTTCTCTGTGACCGAGGATTACCCGCTCCATCCATCCAAGATAGAAACGCAGCTTGTGGTCGGGGCTTGCTGGCAAG GTGGCGACTTACACATGACCCAGTTTTTCCGAGGTAACCTGGCTGGGCTAACAGTACGTTCTGGGAAACTCGCAGATAAGAAGGTGATTGACTGTCTGTATACCTGCAAAGAGGGGCTAGACCTACAGGTCCCTGAAGACGTCGGCAGAGGCGTGCAG aTCCAAGTAAGCCCCAGCCAGTCGGCCTTGACCTTGGAAGGAGACGACATCTCGGAGCTGGATAAAGCTCTGCAGCATGTCTCCTACCTGAACTCACGGCAGTTCCCCACGCCAGGCATCCGCAGACTCAAAATCACCAGCACAGTCAA GTGTTTTAATGAGGCGCCCTGCATTGCCATCCCCCCAGTCGAAGGCTACGTCATGGTTTTGCAGCCGGAAGAGCCCAGGATCAGCCTGAGTGGTGTCCACCGCTTTGCCCGAGCGGCTTCTGAGTTTGAGGGCTCAGAAGGGGTTTTCCTGTTCCCTGAGCTTCGAATCATCAGCACAATCACACGAGAAGTGGAGCCCGAGGGGGATGGCCCTGAGGACCCCACAG TTCAAGAGTCCCTGGTGTCTGAAGAGATCGTGCATGACCTGGACACCTGTGAGGTCACGGTGGAGGGAGAGGAACTGAACCCGGAGCAGGAGAGCCTGGAGGTGGACACAGCCCGCCTGCAGCAGAAGGGCATCGAAGTGAGCCGCTCTGACCTGGGCATGGTCTTCACAG GTGTGGACACCATGGCCAGCTATGAAGAGGTTTTGCACCTGCTGCGCTACCGGAACTGGCATACCAGGTCACTGCTCGACCGGAAGTTCAAGCTCATCTGCTCTGAGCTAAATGGCCGCTACCTCAGCAATGAATTTAAGGTGGAG GTGAATGTGATCCACACCGCCAACCCTGTGGAGCACGCCAGCCACATGGCCGCCCAGCCACAGTTTGTTCACCCAGAGCATCGGTCCTTTGTTGACCTGTCAGGCCACAACCTGGCCAATCCTCACCCATTTGCAG TCGTCCCGAGCACCGCCACTGTGGTGATTGTGGTCTGCGTCAGCTTCCTGGTGTTCATGATCATCCTGGGGGTGTTTCGGATCCGGGCTGCACATCAGCGAACCATGCGGGACCAGGACACAGGGAAGGAGAATGAGATGGACTGGGATGACTCTGCCTTGACCATCACGGTGAACCCCATGGAG ACCTACGAGGACCAGCACAgcagtgaggaggaggaagaggaagaggaggaggaagaggagagcgaggatggagaggaggaggaagacatcACCAGCGCTGAGTCGGAGagcagtgaggaggaggagggtggcccTGGGGACGGCCAGAACGCCAACCGGCAGCAGCAGCTGGAGTGGGACGACTCCACGCTCAGCTACTGA
- the Clstn1 gene encoding calsyntenin-1 isoform X1: protein MLRRPAPALAPAAGLLLAGLLCGGGVWAARVNKHKPWLEPTYHGIVTENDNTVLLDPPLIALDKDAPLHFAGEICGFKIHGQNVPFDAVVVDKSTGEGIIRSKEKLDCELQKDYTFTIQAYDCGKGPDGTGVKKSHKATVHIQVNDVNEYAPVFKEKSYKATATEGKQYDSILRVEAVDADCSPQFSQICSYEIVTPDVPFTVDKDGYIKNTEKLNYGKERQYKLTVTAYDCGKKRATEDALVKISIKPTCTPGWQGWSDRVEYEPGTGTLAVFPNIHLETCAAPVASVQATVELETSHIGKGCDRDTYSEKSLHRLCGAATGTAELLPAPSSSVNWTMGLPTDNGHDSDQVFEFNGTQAVRVPDGLVSLSPREPFTISVWMRHGPFGRRKETILCSSDKTDMNRHHYSLYVHGCRLVFLLRQDPAEERKYKPAEFHWKLNQVCDEEWHHFVLNVEFPSVALYVDGVSHEPFSVTEDYPLHPSKIETQLVVGACWQEYSGVENDNETEPVTMASAGGDLHMTQFFRGNLAGLTVRSGKLADKKVIDCLYTCKEGLDLQVPEDVGRGVQIQVSPSQSALTLEGDDISELDKALQHVSYLNSRQFPTPGIRRLKITSTVKCFNEAPCIAIPPVEGYVMVLQPEEPRISLSGVHRFARAASEFEGSEGVFLFPELRIISTITREVEPEGDGPEDPTVQESLVSEEIVHDLDTCEVTVEGEELNPEQESLEVDTARLQQKGIEVSRSDLGMVFTGVDTMASYEEVLHLLRYRNWHTRSLLDRKFKLICSELNGRYLSNEFKVEVNVIHTANPVEHASHMAAQPQFVHPEHRSFVDLSGHNLANPHPFAVVPSTATVVIVVCVSFLVFMIILGVFRIRAAHQRTMRDQDTGKENEMDWDDSALTITVNPMETYEDQHSSEEEEEEEEEEEESEDGEEEEDITSAESESSEEEEGGPGDGQNANRQQQLEWDDSTLSY from the exons GTGAGATTTGTGGCTTTAAAATTCACGGGCAGAATGTCCCCTTTGATGCAGTAGTAGTGGATAAATCCACGGGTGAGGGAATAATCCGCTCGAAAGAGAAACTGGACtgtgagctgcagaaggactacaCGTTCACCATCCAGGCCTACGACTGCGGGAAGGGCCCCGACGGCACTGGCGTGAAAAAGTCTCATAA AGCAACTGTCCACATTCAGGTGAACGATGTGAATGAGTACGCGCCCGTGTTCAAGGAGAAGTCCTACAAAGCCACAGCCACGGAGGGGAAGCAGTACGACAGCATCCTGAGGGTGGAGGCCGTGGATGCAGACTGCTCCCCGCAGTTCAGCCAGATCTGCAGCTATGAGATCGTCACCCCGGATGTGCCATTCACCGTGGACAAGGATG GTTATATAAAAAACACAGAGAAGCTCAACTACGGCAAGGAGCGTCAGTATAAGCTGACCGTCACAGCCTATGATTGTGGGAAGAAAAGAGCCACGGAAGATGCTCTGGTGAAGATCAGCATCAAGCCCACCTGCACCCCTGGGTGGCAAG GCTGGAGTGACCGGGTGGAGTACGAGCCTGGCACGGGCACCTTGGCTGTGTTCCCGAACATCCACCTGGAGACGTGTGCTGCGCCGGTTGCCTCCGTGCAGGCCACTGTGGAGCTGGAGACCAGCCATATCGGCAAGGGCTGCGACCGAGACACCTACTCTGAGAAGTCCCTTCACCGGCTCTGTG GGGCTGCCACTGGCACTGCCGAGTtgctccctgcccccagcagCTCAGTGAACTGGACCATGGGCCTCCCCACGGACAACGGCCACGACAGCGACCAGGTGTTTGAGTTCAACGGCACCCAGGCAGTCAGGGTCCCCGACGGCCTTGTTTCTCTCAGCCCCAGAGAGCCCTTCACCATCTCCGTGTGGATGAGGCACGGGCCTTTTGGCAGGAGGAAGGAGACGATTCTTTGCAGTTCAGACAAAACAG ATATGAACCGACACCATTATTCCCTGTATGTCCACGGGTGCCGGCTGGTTTTCCTCCTCCGCCAGGATCCTGCTGAGGAGAGGAAGTATAAACCTGCAGAATTTCACTGGAAGTTGAATCAG GTCTGTGATGAGGAGTGGCACCACTTTGTCCTCAACGTGGAGTTCCCGAGCGTGGCTCTCTATGTGGATGGTGTCTCTCACGAGCCCTTCTCTGTGACCGAGGATTACCCGCTCCATCCATCCAAGATAGAAACGCAGCTTGTGGTCGGGGCTTGCTGGCAAG AGTATTCAGGAGTTGAAAATGACAATGAGACTGAGCCTGTGACTATGGCCTCTGCAG GTGGCGACTTACACATGACCCAGTTTTTCCGAGGTAACCTGGCTGGGCTAACAGTACGTTCTGGGAAACTCGCAGATAAGAAGGTGATTGACTGTCTGTATACCTGCAAAGAGGGGCTAGACCTACAGGTCCCTGAAGACGTCGGCAGAGGCGTGCAG aTCCAAGTAAGCCCCAGCCAGTCGGCCTTGACCTTGGAAGGAGACGACATCTCGGAGCTGGATAAAGCTCTGCAGCATGTCTCCTACCTGAACTCACGGCAGTTCCCCACGCCAGGCATCCGCAGACTCAAAATCACCAGCACAGTCAA GTGTTTTAATGAGGCGCCCTGCATTGCCATCCCCCCAGTCGAAGGCTACGTCATGGTTTTGCAGCCGGAAGAGCCCAGGATCAGCCTGAGTGGTGTCCACCGCTTTGCCCGAGCGGCTTCTGAGTTTGAGGGCTCAGAAGGGGTTTTCCTGTTCCCTGAGCTTCGAATCATCAGCACAATCACACGAGAAGTGGAGCCCGAGGGGGATGGCCCTGAGGACCCCACAG TTCAAGAGTCCCTGGTGTCTGAAGAGATCGTGCATGACCTGGACACCTGTGAGGTCACGGTGGAGGGAGAGGAACTGAACCCGGAGCAGGAGAGCCTGGAGGTGGACACAGCCCGCCTGCAGCAGAAGGGCATCGAAGTGAGCCGCTCTGACCTGGGCATGGTCTTCACAG GTGTGGACACCATGGCCAGCTATGAAGAGGTTTTGCACCTGCTGCGCTACCGGAACTGGCATACCAGGTCACTGCTCGACCGGAAGTTCAAGCTCATCTGCTCTGAGCTAAATGGCCGCTACCTCAGCAATGAATTTAAGGTGGAG GTGAATGTGATCCACACCGCCAACCCTGTGGAGCACGCCAGCCACATGGCCGCCCAGCCACAGTTTGTTCACCCAGAGCATCGGTCCTTTGTTGACCTGTCAGGCCACAACCTGGCCAATCCTCACCCATTTGCAG TCGTCCCGAGCACCGCCACTGTGGTGATTGTGGTCTGCGTCAGCTTCCTGGTGTTCATGATCATCCTGGGGGTGTTTCGGATCCGGGCTGCACATCAGCGAACCATGCGGGACCAGGACACAGGGAAGGAGAATGAGATGGACTGGGATGACTCTGCCTTGACCATCACGGTGAACCCCATGGAG ACCTACGAGGACCAGCACAgcagtgaggaggaggaagaggaagaggaggaggaagaggagagcgaggatggagaggaggaggaagacatcACCAGCGCTGAGTCGGAGagcagtgaggaggaggagggtggcccTGGGGACGGCCAGAACGCCAACCGGCAGCAGCAGCTGGAGTGGGACGACTCCACGCTCAGCTACTGA
- the Clstn1 gene encoding calsyntenin-1 isoform X4 — translation MLRRPAPALAPAAGLLLAGLLCGGGVWAARVNKHKPWLEPTYHGIVTENDNTVLLDPPLIALDKDAPLHFAESFEVTVTKEGEICGFKIHGQNVPFDAVVVDKSTGEGIIRSKEKLDCELQKDYTFTIQAYDCGKGPDGTGVKKSHKATVHIQVNDVNEYAPVFKEKSYKATATEGKQYDSILRVEAVDADCSPQFSQICSYEIVTPDVPFTVDKDGYIKNTEKLNYGKERQYKLTVTAYDCGKKRATEDALVKISIKPTCTPGWQGWSDRVEYEPGTGTLAVFPNIHLETCAAPVASVQATVELETSHIGKGCDRDTYSEKSLHRLCGAATGTAELLPAPSSSVNWTMGLPTDNGHDSDQVFEFNGTQAVRVPDGLVSLSPREPFTISVWMRHGPFGRRKETILCSSDKTDMNRHHYSLYVHGCRLVFLLRQDPAEERKYKPAEFHWKLNQVCDEEWHHFVLNVEFPSVALYVDGVSHEPFSVTEDYPLHPSKIETQLVVGACWQEYSGVENDNETEPVTMASAGGDLHMTQFFRGNLAGLTVRSGKLADKKVIDCLYTCKEGLDLQVPEDVGRGVQIQVSPSQSALTLEGDDISELDKALQHVSYLNSRQFPTPGIRRLKITSTVKCFNEAPCIAIPPVEGYVMVLQPEEPRISLSGVHRFARAASEFEGSEGVFLFPELRIISTITREVEPEGDGPEDPTVQESLVSEEIVHDLDTCEVTVEGEELNPEQESLEVDTARLQQKGIEVSRSDLGMVFTGVDTMASYEEVLHLLRYRNWHTRSLLDRKFKLICSELNGRYLSNEFKVEVNVIHTANPVEHASHMAAQPQFVHPEHRSFVDLSGHNLANPHPFAVVPSTATVVIVVCVSFLVFMIILGVFRIRAAHQRTMRDQDTGKENEMDWDDSALTITVNPMETYEDQHSSEEEEEEEEEEEESEDGEEEEDITSAESESSEEEEGGPGDGQNANRQQQLEWDDSTLSY, via the exons AGAGTTTTGAGGTGACAGTCACCAAAGAAG GTGAGATTTGTGGCTTTAAAATTCACGGGCAGAATGTCCCCTTTGATGCAGTAGTAGTGGATAAATCCACGGGTGAGGGAATAATCCGCTCGAAAGAGAAACTGGACtgtgagctgcagaaggactacaCGTTCACCATCCAGGCCTACGACTGCGGGAAGGGCCCCGACGGCACTGGCGTGAAAAAGTCTCATAA AGCAACTGTCCACATTCAGGTGAACGATGTGAATGAGTACGCGCCCGTGTTCAAGGAGAAGTCCTACAAAGCCACAGCCACGGAGGGGAAGCAGTACGACAGCATCCTGAGGGTGGAGGCCGTGGATGCAGACTGCTCCCCGCAGTTCAGCCAGATCTGCAGCTATGAGATCGTCACCCCGGATGTGCCATTCACCGTGGACAAGGATG GTTATATAAAAAACACAGAGAAGCTCAACTACGGCAAGGAGCGTCAGTATAAGCTGACCGTCACAGCCTATGATTGTGGGAAGAAAAGAGCCACGGAAGATGCTCTGGTGAAGATCAGCATCAAGCCCACCTGCACCCCTGGGTGGCAAG GCTGGAGTGACCGGGTGGAGTACGAGCCTGGCACGGGCACCTTGGCTGTGTTCCCGAACATCCACCTGGAGACGTGTGCTGCGCCGGTTGCCTCCGTGCAGGCCACTGTGGAGCTGGAGACCAGCCATATCGGCAAGGGCTGCGACCGAGACACCTACTCTGAGAAGTCCCTTCACCGGCTCTGTG GGGCTGCCACTGGCACTGCCGAGTtgctccctgcccccagcagCTCAGTGAACTGGACCATGGGCCTCCCCACGGACAACGGCCACGACAGCGACCAGGTGTTTGAGTTCAACGGCACCCAGGCAGTCAGGGTCCCCGACGGCCTTGTTTCTCTCAGCCCCAGAGAGCCCTTCACCATCTCCGTGTGGATGAGGCACGGGCCTTTTGGCAGGAGGAAGGAGACGATTCTTTGCAGTTCAGACAAAACAG ATATGAACCGACACCATTATTCCCTGTATGTCCACGGGTGCCGGCTGGTTTTCCTCCTCCGCCAGGATCCTGCTGAGGAGAGGAAGTATAAACCTGCAGAATTTCACTGGAAGTTGAATCAG GTCTGTGATGAGGAGTGGCACCACTTTGTCCTCAACGTGGAGTTCCCGAGCGTGGCTCTCTATGTGGATGGTGTCTCTCACGAGCCCTTCTCTGTGACCGAGGATTACCCGCTCCATCCATCCAAGATAGAAACGCAGCTTGTGGTCGGGGCTTGCTGGCAAG AGTATTCAGGAGTTGAAAATGACAATGAGACTGAGCCTGTGACTATGGCCTCTGCAG GTGGCGACTTACACATGACCCAGTTTTTCCGAGGTAACCTGGCTGGGCTAACAGTACGTTCTGGGAAACTCGCAGATAAGAAGGTGATTGACTGTCTGTATACCTGCAAAGAGGGGCTAGACCTACAGGTCCCTGAAGACGTCGGCAGAGGCGTGCAG aTCCAAGTAAGCCCCAGCCAGTCGGCCTTGACCTTGGAAGGAGACGACATCTCGGAGCTGGATAAAGCTCTGCAGCATGTCTCCTACCTGAACTCACGGCAGTTCCCCACGCCAGGCATCCGCAGACTCAAAATCACCAGCACAGTCAA GTGTTTTAATGAGGCGCCCTGCATTGCCATCCCCCCAGTCGAAGGCTACGTCATGGTTTTGCAGCCGGAAGAGCCCAGGATCAGCCTGAGTGGTGTCCACCGCTTTGCCCGAGCGGCTTCTGAGTTTGAGGGCTCAGAAGGGGTTTTCCTGTTCCCTGAGCTTCGAATCATCAGCACAATCACACGAGAAGTGGAGCCCGAGGGGGATGGCCCTGAGGACCCCACAG TTCAAGAGTCCCTGGTGTCTGAAGAGATCGTGCATGACCTGGACACCTGTGAGGTCACGGTGGAGGGAGAGGAACTGAACCCGGAGCAGGAGAGCCTGGAGGTGGACACAGCCCGCCTGCAGCAGAAGGGCATCGAAGTGAGCCGCTCTGACCTGGGCATGGTCTTCACAG GTGTGGACACCATGGCCAGCTATGAAGAGGTTTTGCACCTGCTGCGCTACCGGAACTGGCATACCAGGTCACTGCTCGACCGGAAGTTCAAGCTCATCTGCTCTGAGCTAAATGGCCGCTACCTCAGCAATGAATTTAAGGTGGAG GTGAATGTGATCCACACCGCCAACCCTGTGGAGCACGCCAGCCACATGGCCGCCCAGCCACAGTTTGTTCACCCAGAGCATCGGTCCTTTGTTGACCTGTCAGGCCACAACCTGGCCAATCCTCACCCATTTGCAG TCGTCCCGAGCACCGCCACTGTGGTGATTGTGGTCTGCGTCAGCTTCCTGGTGTTCATGATCATCCTGGGGGTGTTTCGGATCCGGGCTGCACATCAGCGAACCATGCGGGACCAGGACACAGGGAAGGAGAATGAGATGGACTGGGATGACTCTGCCTTGACCATCACGGTGAACCCCATGGAG ACCTACGAGGACCAGCACAgcagtgaggaggaggaagaggaagaggaggaggaagaggagagcgaggatggagaggaggaggaagacatcACCAGCGCTGAGTCGGAGagcagtgaggaggaggagggtggcccTGGGGACGGCCAGAACGCCAACCGGCAGCAGCAGCTGGAGTGGGACGACTCCACGCTCAGCTACTGA
- the Clstn1 gene encoding calsyntenin-1 isoform X3: MLRRPAPALAPAAGLLLAGLLCGGGVWAARVNKHKPWLEPTYHGIVTENDNTVLLDPPLIALDKDAPLHFAGEICGFKIHGQNVPFDAVVVDKSTGEGIIRSKEKLDCELQKDYTFTIQAYDCGKGPDGTGVKKSHKATVHIQVNDVNEYAPVFKEKSYKATATEGKQYDSILRVEAVDADCSPQFSQICSYEIVTPDVPFTVDKDGYIKNTEKLNYGKERQYKLTVTAYDCGKKRATEDALVKISIKPTCTPGWQGWSDRVEYEPGTGTLAVFPNIHLETCAAPVASVQATVELETSHIGKGCDRDTYSEKSLHRLCGAATGTAELLPAPSSSVNWTMGLPTDNGHDSDQVFEFNGTQAVRVPDGLVSLSPREPFTISVWMRHGPFGRRKETILCSSDKTDMNRHHYSLYVHGCRLVFLLRQDPAEERKYKPAEFHWKLNQVCDEEWHHFVLNVEFPSVALYVDGVSHEPFSVTEDYPLHPSKIETQLVVGACWQGGDLHMTQFFRGNLAGLTVRSGKLADKKVIDCLYTCKEGLDLQVPEDVGRGVQIQVSPSQSALTLEGDDISELDKALQHVSYLNSRQFPTPGIRRLKITSTVKCFNEAPCIAIPPVEGYVMVLQPEEPRISLSGVHRFARAASEFEGSEGVFLFPELRIISTITREVEPEGDGPEDPTVQESLVSEEIVHDLDTCEVTVEGEELNPEQESLEVDTARLQQKGIEVSRSDLGMVFTGVDTMASYEEVLHLLRYRNWHTRSLLDRKFKLICSELNGRYLSNEFKVEVNVIHTANPVEHASHMAAQPQFVHPEHRSFVDLSGHNLANPHPFAVVPSTATVVIVVCVSFLVFMIILGVFRIRAAHQRTMRDQDTGKENEMDWDDSALTITVNPMETYEDQHSSEEEEEEEEEEEESEDGEEEEDITSAESESSEEEEGGPGDGQNANRQQQLEWDDSTLSY, from the exons GTGAGATTTGTGGCTTTAAAATTCACGGGCAGAATGTCCCCTTTGATGCAGTAGTAGTGGATAAATCCACGGGTGAGGGAATAATCCGCTCGAAAGAGAAACTGGACtgtgagctgcagaaggactacaCGTTCACCATCCAGGCCTACGACTGCGGGAAGGGCCCCGACGGCACTGGCGTGAAAAAGTCTCATAA AGCAACTGTCCACATTCAGGTGAACGATGTGAATGAGTACGCGCCCGTGTTCAAGGAGAAGTCCTACAAAGCCACAGCCACGGAGGGGAAGCAGTACGACAGCATCCTGAGGGTGGAGGCCGTGGATGCAGACTGCTCCCCGCAGTTCAGCCAGATCTGCAGCTATGAGATCGTCACCCCGGATGTGCCATTCACCGTGGACAAGGATG GTTATATAAAAAACACAGAGAAGCTCAACTACGGCAAGGAGCGTCAGTATAAGCTGACCGTCACAGCCTATGATTGTGGGAAGAAAAGAGCCACGGAAGATGCTCTGGTGAAGATCAGCATCAAGCCCACCTGCACCCCTGGGTGGCAAG GCTGGAGTGACCGGGTGGAGTACGAGCCTGGCACGGGCACCTTGGCTGTGTTCCCGAACATCCACCTGGAGACGTGTGCTGCGCCGGTTGCCTCCGTGCAGGCCACTGTGGAGCTGGAGACCAGCCATATCGGCAAGGGCTGCGACCGAGACACCTACTCTGAGAAGTCCCTTCACCGGCTCTGTG GGGCTGCCACTGGCACTGCCGAGTtgctccctgcccccagcagCTCAGTGAACTGGACCATGGGCCTCCCCACGGACAACGGCCACGACAGCGACCAGGTGTTTGAGTTCAACGGCACCCAGGCAGTCAGGGTCCCCGACGGCCTTGTTTCTCTCAGCCCCAGAGAGCCCTTCACCATCTCCGTGTGGATGAGGCACGGGCCTTTTGGCAGGAGGAAGGAGACGATTCTTTGCAGTTCAGACAAAACAG ATATGAACCGACACCATTATTCCCTGTATGTCCACGGGTGCCGGCTGGTTTTCCTCCTCCGCCAGGATCCTGCTGAGGAGAGGAAGTATAAACCTGCAGAATTTCACTGGAAGTTGAATCAG GTCTGTGATGAGGAGTGGCACCACTTTGTCCTCAACGTGGAGTTCCCGAGCGTGGCTCTCTATGTGGATGGTGTCTCTCACGAGCCCTTCTCTGTGACCGAGGATTACCCGCTCCATCCATCCAAGATAGAAACGCAGCTTGTGGTCGGGGCTTGCTGGCAAG GTGGCGACTTACACATGACCCAGTTTTTCCGAGGTAACCTGGCTGGGCTAACAGTACGTTCTGGGAAACTCGCAGATAAGAAGGTGATTGACTGTCTGTATACCTGCAAAGAGGGGCTAGACCTACAGGTCCCTGAAGACGTCGGCAGAGGCGTGCAG aTCCAAGTAAGCCCCAGCCAGTCGGCCTTGACCTTGGAAGGAGACGACATCTCGGAGCTGGATAAAGCTCTGCAGCATGTCTCCTACCTGAACTCACGGCAGTTCCCCACGCCAGGCATCCGCAGACTCAAAATCACCAGCACAGTCAA GTGTTTTAATGAGGCGCCCTGCATTGCCATCCCCCCAGTCGAAGGCTACGTCATGGTTTTGCAGCCGGAAGAGCCCAGGATCAGCCTGAGTGGTGTCCACCGCTTTGCCCGAGCGGCTTCTGAGTTTGAGGGCTCAGAAGGGGTTTTCCTGTTCCCTGAGCTTCGAATCATCAGCACAATCACACGAGAAGTGGAGCCCGAGGGGGATGGCCCTGAGGACCCCACAG TTCAAGAGTCCCTGGTGTCTGAAGAGATCGTGCATGACCTGGACACCTGTGAGGTCACGGTGGAGGGAGAGGAACTGAACCCGGAGCAGGAGAGCCTGGAGGTGGACACAGCCCGCCTGCAGCAGAAGGGCATCGAAGTGAGCCGCTCTGACCTGGGCATGGTCTTCACAG GTGTGGACACCATGGCCAGCTATGAAGAGGTTTTGCACCTGCTGCGCTACCGGAACTGGCATACCAGGTCACTGCTCGACCGGAAGTTCAAGCTCATCTGCTCTGAGCTAAATGGCCGCTACCTCAGCAATGAATTTAAGGTGGAG GTGAATGTGATCCACACCGCCAACCCTGTGGAGCACGCCAGCCACATGGCCGCCCAGCCACAGTTTGTTCACCCAGAGCATCGGTCCTTTGTTGACCTGTCAGGCCACAACCTGGCCAATCCTCACCCATTTGCAG TCGTCCCGAGCACCGCCACTGTGGTGATTGTGGTCTGCGTCAGCTTCCTGGTGTTCATGATCATCCTGGGGGTGTTTCGGATCCGGGCTGCACATCAGCGAACCATGCGGGACCAGGACACAGGGAAGGAGAATGAGATGGACTGGGATGACTCTGCCTTGACCATCACGGTGAACCCCATGGAG ACCTACGAGGACCAGCACAgcagtgaggaggaggaagaggaagaggaggaggaagaggagagcgaggatggagaggaggaggaagacatcACCAGCGCTGAGTCGGAGagcagtgaggaggaggagggtggcccTGGGGACGGCCAGAACGCCAACCGGCAGCAGCAGCTGGAGTGGGACGACTCCACGCTCAGCTACTGA